The segment AGTTTTCACCTTTGCATCACTGTGCACAGATTGTGCAAATGCACCACAAATGcaccacaaataaaaaaggttGCAGGAAGATGAAAACTGTGGAGATCtgtcacacattttacattaagTTGTATTTTCACTGAATCACTGGTCAAAAACACCTTTAACACGGTTTTAAATGGAATTTTTGACCAGTGAGAGTGAAGAAAATCTCCATGGTGTTAGTCATAGTTCGCAGAAAAAAAGACTCCCTTTAGATATTAAGTgaacaaaacctattttttgCATTGCTGTACTATTTTAAGAGGCCAATACAGCCTATATTGTAGACACTAGAATTCACAGCAGATAAATACTGAACCTGTTATCAATATTACTATTAGTACGATTAAAATAAAGAGTTCAAGTCGGTAAAATATTGCTATAATAAATTGACCCAAACTTGACATTTTCAGCCAATTCTCTCCTGTTTGCACCTGGTGTTATTTCACAGGATTTAAAAGAAATTGTACCCCTGAAGAAACTTCTGACTTTTTCCACATCAGAAAATTCACTCTAGCGACAATTTTGGCAGAAACCAAAACGCTTCAAATCTACTGAGCATTGAAAGGATGACTCATGGTTCTGTAGCATCTGCCAGAGCTAATACTACGCCGAAACATTAATAATGGAGGCTTAATCTGAAACTCTGCTAATTAAGTTTGAATATGGCGTAATGCATGTGGATCGGTCGCTTTGCTTCAGACAGAAGCTAAAAATAGCACCAGCCAAACAAAATAGCTAATATAGCTGCACAGACGCTGACCAAACAGAGCTCTCAAACAAAGCTATTCTTAACCAATGCTTGTCGGATAAAGTGCGCCCCAACAATGGCTAACACCACATTGCAACCACTTTAGCATTACTAACTCTTGCGACAAAGAAGGCAAAGATATATCCTGCCCCGCTAACTTCCGCAAGTCGCCTCAAGCACCAAGCTTAAGGAGACCGTGTTTTAAAAAGAGTGTACTAAAGTAAATGTGGCAATGTGAGCGCTAGCCAATCCGATCAAGCTATGCAAATAATCTAGCACTTGTGCAAGTGAATcaaaatcacacacatttaaattcaaatggaACGTCATCCACGGGAACTCTTGAACAAAGCTGTTGCAAGAGTTGTTGTCACACTTGTCGGACAAAGTGCACCCAACAACAACTCACCATCACTTTAGCATGATTAGCAATTCTTGCTACAAAGGTGTCAAAGACAGACGCTGCTCTGTTAACTTCCAAAAGTCACCTACCAAGCACCAAGCAACAGGTGTACCAGTGGTTAAGCATTTAAGTGCCACATATAGACGGGTGCAATCTAAAAATGCCGTTAATTAGCTTAGCTGTCTAAACAAAAAGTCTCAGTATGATCGCAGCATTTCAGTCAGTGCCAAAAACAAGTTTAGAATTTCTATACCTGGACCAGGTGTTCAGCAGACTGgacttttttccaaaaaccatTATGTGACCAACATGCCAATCAGCGGGTAACTTTGGTTGTATAACACTCTCCACATTTCGTACCTGCTACagtttcaaaaacacaacatttattaaataagGCAATCTCCTTTCTGATGCAACACACACATGGGTCTCCACTGGGTCTGGATGGTTTTTGGGATTTTGTCAAAGGTGAGATTGTTTCTCTTGGCTCAGGATAAAAACCTCTGACGTGTCTAAAACACCTTAATCCCTAAAAAGACAGTAAAACTGAACAATCTGCAAAGAAGTATTATCATAGTTTATAGTAGCCCTTAACCTGGATTGATACTAAATAAATgctgagaagaaaacaaagctaaaactgttgtgttttaagacTTAACCCTGGACTTAAGAGTCTTATAGAACTGttaataataaagttttttgtttttttttcttttgctttgatAACCTGATAAACCCTACAAAGGAACGACTTCATTGTATTCACTCCTCATCCTTCTAGCGCCGCCCAACATCAGCCCTCCTTCAACTCTGGCCATACTTCCTGTGCAGCCCTTCAGTCCTGCACGGACCAGGTCCTGGCACATTACGGTATCATGGGAAGACACGATAATGGGGGAGGTGTTGCTCTCCCGCTCTCTCCGCTGCGGCTCTGGTGTCGGAGCAGGTGCTCTGATGCCACTACTCCCAGCACCGGTgccaacaccaacaccaccgCCTCGCCTTTTAGGCGGTGGACCCCAGAGGAAGGCGTGTGCGGGGCGGTAGTGCTGGCGGGCGTAGCGAAGCAGGCGCCTGCGAGTGGCTGGGAGACGTATGGTGTAGACGTAATACTCCAGGACGCTGTGCTGCATGTTTGGAAGGGTGTTGTGGAACAGTGACTCCTCCAGGAAGAGGCGAACCAGTGGAGCTTTAAAGGCCTCGTAGCCCAGTTCGCCCAAGGACTTCAGGATGCGAGTGATTCGCAGGTAGTTGTGCTGGGACCTTAAAAGAACAAAACGTGAGAAGCAGTTTACGAGATTTGTAAGAGAGAAAAATATCTGCGTGCTAATTTTAACCACTTGACTTTACTGGCACTATTTTGAAAGACTCAGTCCTTCTGGAATGACTGTGGTGATTGTGAActtgtatcatctgcatagaaattAAAAAAGCTGTAAAAATTTATGtaaattaaactattttaaaacTGACAGGGGTCAGCTGTGTATGAACCCCACTAAGATCCATTATATTACACAATTAACGtgaatgtttaatatttttgtcAAGTTTGCACATTTCCAAGATGTTGTcctaaaaagtacatttttgtcaaaactCTGACATCAAAGgttaaaactgaacaaaaattaaacaaaagtttaaaaaaataatgtgttgtaatgtgttttgttgACTACGGCTCAACTAAATAAATCTCAACTTCCCAAACTTCAAAAGTTTGAGGCCCTCAAAAATTCCATAAATCTTTCAAGAAGGATGCCCAAACTTGATTGAAAATATTTTATCTCTGTAACAAGCATGACATCATTCTGGATCAAAATAATTGATATATTCAGCATCGTATTAAAATGTGAAGAATGGACTGTATGTTTCAAAGAATTTGCCATAGCCCAGTCTGAGGCCACACTGCAGTACCCCAAAGGCCCACCAGTGGGCCACAGCCCACACTTTGAGAAACTAGTTGCAAAATGTGTTAATGCAATCTGAAAATATATAACTGTTGTTAATAAGATTTGTTTGAGATAGTTCATTTGCTCTGAGACGTGCTGGgctgaaggagaaaaacatGCTCATTTGTACCATTCAGGTGCTTCTTCAGCAACACGGTGAAATGTGATGTGGAAGAAACAGAATCCCTCTTACCAAATTACAATTAAACCATCTGTTCCCTCACTTTAAACAAGTCGTTTCACATTTGGCTGCTAATAAAGGGAGCAATTAAGTTGCATGGGCTTTAGAAAAATCGCtaaatgacagaaaagcagCAGTTGTCCATGTTTAAGTGTGTTTGCTTACTCATTAAGGTGCTGGAAGCGCTCCTGCCAGTTGGGAGCCCGGGCAACGTTTCCACTCTTATCCAGCAGTTTGATGCCATAAAAGTCCAACATGAGGGAATAGGCTGCCAGGAATCTCCGCTTGGCTTCACGAGTGCTTTGGAATTCCTGATAAGATTCAAGGCGGTAAATGAGAAAACTAACACAGACAGGTACAACAGCATCTTTCTGCTCTGCATGTACTTTTTAAAAGGATGGGTCACGCCAAGTCAACATCAGAGTGAGAACAGCATTGAAACCCAACTGCTACATCAGCTAATGGCTAGCATCCTAATTTTTTAGGCTGAACTGCAACTTGTACATTCTGCTCATGATTATAGTGCAATAATTGTCATGATCAGAAGTCTGGAAGACCCACAACAGAATTTGCTAACCTCATACTCGCTAACAGGACGAGCACTTTTGACCAAAGGCCTTTCTGTTTGGGTAAAAAGCCAATCTTGGTATGACGCTAACTGTTGGCGTAGCGTGTCCTCGGCCTTGACAACAAATATAAACCAAAATCAAATAATCATCTCTAAAGACTTTGTCTGAAAAGGTCGGTTATGTTGCTTTCTGAAGGAACTGCTGCCTTGAAAGAAGCATTTTCTATTTCTTCTATTAAATGGAAGCTGCAGTACAGTGCAAATAATGCAGTAGACAGTAAACAAAGCTCCGACAATGACCCACATGTGGTTACTTGTACTGTTTGTGTCTTACTTTGATCTCGTCCTGAGTCAGTTCATAGGCGTAGAAGTTTAGCCCTTGTTCCCTCAATGGAAACAGCCTACGacgcataaaaaaacaaacataaaaataaataaataatgatgtagATTTCTCAACatatatcttcttcttcttctgttgattattttctcgattaatcagtATACTGTTTGGTCCATGAAGAAAAATCTTGTTCAACCTCAAAAATAATATTCtaaaaatcaaaatgattcagttgtaatgatttGTTTCCTATACAAAGCAAAGACATCAGAAAacattcccatttaagaagccaaaaaagcaattaatttagtaactgattaataaATGCAGATACTTATATGCACATATTCTGTATATAATCCAGGTAACCACTCAGATTAACGTCTCACCACTGAATGTAGGTGTGATTGTGCTCCAGTTTGTCATAGTCTCCTCTCCACTTCGACAAAATCTCTTCTACGAAGATACctgaggagagagacacacagcagtcttgtataaactACATAaaaggtgatacttgagtaaaagtacacgtttgttaccagaaaatgactttgatagaagctgaagtcactttttacattacttaagtaaaagtcgtaaattaaaataatctaagtggtggctcagtggtagcgCGAGTTGTCTTTTATCCGTAAGTctgtgggttcagttcctggctctgctcgtctacatgtgtccttgagcaagacccTTGACCCCATGTTGCAACATAgaaatgggtgaaaactgtagtgtaaagcagctcctCAAgtctagaaaagctctatataaatacaggccATTACCAACAGATAGATGTCtatgaggtgtcctcactaagatgtaaaaacaagtgtgtactgtacgtgtgtgtttaaGCTCACCATCAGGTACCAGAGGGATCTTGTTTAGGTAGAAGCGTAGGTTTCGGTACTCATTGGGTTGCCGGGACCGTTTGTAGTtctacacacaagcacacaaacatcagtgagATCATGGTTAAGGTAAAAGGCTAGAggaatgtattatgtctgtgagtgtcctcactaagatataaaaacaagtctgtgtgtctctgtagtACGCCGTGaggacacatttattttcaaacgtgtctttgtgaggacattttgtctggtcctttTTGACtcggttaaggtaaggggctagatAATGCATTTAATCTATGTGTGTTGTCTCTAATGAtgctgtacaagtgtgtgtgtgtgtgtgtaccgggTAGCTGTGACGGTATTTATAGAGATCTCTAGCAGCGTAGAAACTCCTCTTCATCTTTGGAAGAGACTCGGGGGAGTCAGTCAgctgagagaaagaagaagaggaaagaaagttattcagaaataaaataaaggaggGAACAAAAGAATGAGCATGAATATTAAAGGAAAGACTTACGAACACTatctgaaatataaaaacagacgCGGTGTAGCTGCCGTTCAGCTAAAATTAAAAGCACCCACTTTGCTTTTGAGGTCGACAATTCAGATCAGCAGAGTTACTACAGAGGGATTCTGGgagttgatttattttgtctcaAGTGAATGAAATCTAGGTCACGTCACATTGCACTGGTCAGAGAATCTACGAAGCTGAAAGGAAACACTTTATCCTACACTTTCCCAAGTTGTGTTGTGGGCCTCAAAAGATTTTAAGGAAGTCCAATTCTTCTCACCCTGACCAGGTCAAGCAAATCACCAGATTCTCCATTACACAGTGTCTAATACATTGACTTTAATCTACATTGATTCTAAATTCATATTTACACTCGCACATAACCACTgccttctgtttttgttttataggaaaatgattttttttaatgatttatttgttatacaaaccaaagaaaacggaaaataatcacatttaagaagctgcaaaatcagaaaacttgttttactaatcatttacaaaaaaacactcactattattattcaacaaacaaaatagtAATACAAGTAATTAagtaattgattgatttattaataGTTGCAgcaatgtgttttattttgaagcaccTTTGGGAAAACACTCACAATATAATTGCATTAAATTTTCAGTAAAAACTTTGTTTACTTGTATTAAACCAGGAAAAAGTCCAAGAAGAATAAGTTATAACATGGtggttttttttagttcaaTGTTTCCCCCCCAAAATTGGGGAACCCTTTATCCCGAGCCCCCCTGGTAGCGCCCATGCTCGGTATGTCCCGGCCTTGTCAATATTGTGAGCTGCCAGTGTCACATGTTTCCgcccacactttttttttttaccccaaacCTCCCCACAGTACTATGAATCAAACGCACCCTCACCCTCGCCACCTCTCCCACTGTACCTGCGGGGACGAGTCTCCGGGCTCTCCCGGGGCTCGGTCGCTCTCCGGCGGGCTGACGGAGTCGGAGATGCCGCTGTCATCTTCAGCCgccggcagcagcagctcgtcGCTCTCGGAGTCCGACCCCCACGTCGAGTCGCATTCCTCCACGGTGCTCGGCTCCTTGAAACGCCAGCTGCCCAACAGATTTCccatttaaatacacacacgcaacaACCGCTCCTCTTAATTATCCTCTTTATTTGTcggatttaaaaaataaaaaaaactacatcatGTCGCTCATGACCTCGTTTGTATGTAGGTTAGCAGGCTCGCGCTGTCTCTGAGCTTTTAAATGGCAGGAAAGAGGAATCTCCACATCAGCGACGATGATGCGCGTGTCTGTATGGAGGGCGATTAGTGCCACAGGGCAGCAAGGGATGTATCACAAAACACTTGTGCCCAGTCTGTTCTACGTCCATCTGTCACAACCTTCACACAACCTTTATAGaatgttctcttttggttcccagaatgttcttAGAACGTTACATTTTTGTTGAGGGAACATTCCCCTAATGTTACTTGTCTACAACCTTGCTACAACCTTTGTAGAACGTTCTCCTTTGTTTCCCTGAACGTTCTTGTAACCACTTTTGAACAACCTGGCCAGAGGGAGAGATTCAGAGGtgacattttaatctttttaaatgtggaactaaataaatactaacaataacaattaaaatatttaaaattacattaaaacaaatgaaacttACTGAAATTAGTAACCACATCATATTTAGTGTATAGCGCTCTATAGCGCTCACTTCTCTGTGTGGCACTAATCACCCATCATACACAGAGCTGGGGAGCGCAGCATCAGGACCAGAGCTTTGTCACgtgacacaggaaacagaaaggAGGGTTCAGGgtgttttgtttattgaaatataaagagctgaggtttggtgtgtgtgtctaacgTTGAACGGAGATTATGAGAGGCAGAAACTGCCATCTATTCAGGGTagtgcttttccattatgtgtataattcacatttaaataatcacCCATATtattcatatacacacatatgtgtatataaagaTATAGTTTACTAGTCAAGATATTAGATATCTAATATGTTATATACAATATGCAATGCACAATTGAATAGCCTATAAGAAGATAGAGTAAAACCTCTCTTCTTCAATCAAATTTCAAACTTTCCTGGTCACAGAAAAACTCCACAACAATATGTAAAtgcccttttaaaaaaaagatatattttgACTGCAATACAATTGCTGttagattattttaaaaaaatgtattagcATCAAAATACTATTAAACTCAAACACAAGGAGGATTAATTTCTCGTTTAGGGAAATTTTTAGGTGACATGATAAGAAACCACTGCACcagacatgaggaaaaactaGTGAACTTTAGAACCAGATGTGagagatgtgttttcttttaaaggcctttgacctttgaacattattcacattttaacttTATCTGTCACATGCTTCAAAAGTACAGTGTAAAGATAAATGAAGGCAATTAATTACATGTCTGCTCTGAATACAcaggcaataataataatgtggttatttgtcttcattaaaacattacattacattacattacatgtcatttagcagacgcttttatccaaagcgacttacaaaagtgcatataaacatttgggtacaaaaaACATGCTGATCCTCAAAATGAAAATCCACTGATGGATCacttaattataaaaaaacatgacttcactctgtaaatgtaattaaatagtAATCAGTTCATTCTCctgtaaataaaagacatttaatcACATCATTAACcctttttgacacatttcaacTGAAGCTGCAACGTTTTTCTTTTCGCTTGTACTTACACAAATGAACCACTAGAGGGCGTTGTTTAATAAGTAATAATGTCTcgttttccctctctccctgtgagtgttgtgttaccataaacactgacctcggtCAGGACCACTAGTCagacatggagaccaaaacctggtcctaatgaggcagaacttcatttctgaggaactggttaagttcagggATAAGATTTGTAGatttgtggttaagttaaggtgaCATGGTTAGGCatgaagtggttatggttatagATGAGAGAGCAGAGTTTGGTAGCTTCCCATTTCTGCAGCTCAGATTAAGGTCACAGGTCAGATTCAGGTTGAGGATTTagcatttaaatgcacattagGGCAGGATTATTGATTCAATAGAATTAAATGACTGAATAAAATTAAATCTGCCCCTACTACTGAAAATGTCACGATTACTTTTAAAGAGCCACCTCTTCTTTTTGGCCACTTATATCTCGATTTTACCTTTATTtcagggttttatttttatgtttttattgattttatgttttacaccCTTGTTTGGACTTTGTTCAACCCTGGTTGTTCCAGAAATAAAGTTAACTCGATAATAATCTTTCTGCATGATATAAATTGTAATAATCTGAGAGTTTACAGCCTCACCTGTAgcaaatctgtaatctgataTTTTTGACTCAGGACAGAGCAGGTGCAGGAGCTGCAGTTTCTCAGCATTTAACGTTAGCAGCTACTGTTGCTATGACATTAAATGCTGTTGCTATGTTGTCTGGCTACAATAGAAGCTAACAACGAGCACAAATCCCACTTTATTTTGATTCAGCAGATGCTAACGACAAAACTAGGGCTGTCACGATTCCCCAAATCCTTTTAGCCAATTTTAGACTTGTCTAGTTTAGTCTTAGAtctttcattttatgtcatgattactcatttaattttgttttcatttcccatTGATTTCTGGGAAAAGCTAAAAGACATGCTAACATCCAACACTGGTGCTGCAGGTAGCTAACAATAGCTGCTAAAGTTAAAAACCTTACGCCACACCGTCCTTAAGCCAAATGACAATGCTATGGTTTCTGGGTAAAGCTAAAGGAGATGCTAACATTCAAAACTGGTGCTACAGGTAGCTACAATAACTGCTAACGTTAAACCGATGATGTCACAGCATCTGGTACAGTAGCTagcagcttgttgttgttttttgtacaaTATCAAGTTAGATTGTTGTGTTCAATCTGAAGATGGaataaaaaataaccttttatAGATTTTATAGAGCATTTTAAACGCTTCATCTTCTCCGAGACACCTGACGTTCTGTCTGAGGTGGAAATTATGAGTGTGTCTGCCCGGGGAGTTCGGCTTACTATCAAATTTATATTCAAATCCAAAAGTGATTCCCTATTTAAAtgcttttcattttctatacgggggatgaaaaaaaaacaacataatgaaAAACTGGTCTCAAGCAGCAGAGTTCGATTTCAACTGCACACAATATGAGATGATTGACATGAGGAAAATCCAAAACTTCATGttaaaaaactgctgctgtagttttatttttactgttacaTGAAGGATGGAGTTTATTTTCCATCTGTGGTTTCATGTGAAGGCGAGAACAACGAGTGTCATTTATGTAATGAGTGTCATGTAATATACGTGATAAATTATGGACTTGATGCATTGATTAAGTAGCATTTTTGAGAAGCCGGTTGTTCATTTGCCGCCAGTTCATTTTCCATCCACTggtgaatgattttttttttttttgttgttattcctGCACGGGCAGCATTCATGCCTGTAGCCTTTAGTGAGTGTAAACAGGTCAGTGTCGACAGCAGCCTCATCTGTTACACTGACACTTAGTCATTAGCCATGAGCCAGACTGTCGGCCTGAGAGATTAGCTGCTAGCCCACTGCTACTTAAAGGCTCTGAGGGAACAGAAAATAGAGGTGAAATTCAACGAAACGTGTTTGGGTGCAGAGTCAGACAGTTAAAAAGTGAATCTATAGTGGAGTTTGAGCGATAACCTGCCCGAGAATTGCAGGTTTTCGTCAGTTTCTTGACACAAACAAGTCGACTGTGATGTCCTAATCAGTGATGCAGAGCTCTAATCTGTGCTGATTGCTGATTGCTAAATCCTAAATTAAGTGGTTTATGCGTAATCACAatgttgcaggtgtttttcACAACATGGCATTTtgcttccctccctccttcaaCGGTGTTTTTGAGGATGCTTGTCAACAACCCAGCCAACTGCCTTGATGTTTGTTTCAAATATCTGTACATGCTTAATATTGCTTTATTTTGCTATTAAATGACCTTTTCTGATTGAAAACTGAAGATTGTAAAGATTTTAGtcactcacaccaaaccccattccCAAACGCTTGTGGAGACATTGGGGTTATTTGTTTACTGCTGCCTTATTTGGTGAATTTGTGTCAATTAAgtacatcaaaacaaaaatatttcaaacCCCAAAGTCACAACATAACATATTTGGACTTTTTGATGCGTGCAGCAGTAtatcaacaactcttgtgtgctgtgatgtaaaatctcttattttctctatggggtttggtgtggggaaTGAGTGGGTTACAAAGGGACAAATAACTTCTTctttaaccacttaacaaaaggctccaCTGCTGATATCAATACAtgcttaatattgttttcttttaccattAAATAgctttttctgactggaaactgaagtttataaaaatgttacactctcacaccaaaccccattgacaaattcagtgtttttagcttgtggggacatgGGAGTTGttagtctactgctgccttgtttggtgaatttgtgtcacttaggtaaatccaaacaaaggatttcaaacacaaaattcacaaaataacacattttgactccctgatggaggcagcactggatcaacaactcttgtggctgtgatgttaaatctcttattttctctatgggatttggtgtggggagtgagcAGTTGACAAACAGTCTGCAAAGGCTGTCTCACAGCAAGCAAAATATTATTATAGGTATTGTAGCTACTATGTGTCAGTATTTCACACTACCACACTTACCTTTAACATCAAAAGATGTTAATAATGCGATTAAAAGCAGTTTAGGACTATGGAAATTGATTTCTTTTACCATTATTGACTATTACTTTAACTGATTCATTCTACAGCGTGCTTTGCAGCTAATAATTTTTTATTGGTATTCAGTGACAGATCCTCTCTGTGTTGAGTTATTCACGATTACCGTCTTTCACGACTGCGCgcggcgagagagagagagagagagagacacatttttATCCTCTGCAGGAATCAATGCTGAAGTGATGTAAATCTCCCTGTATACAGcgagactgtgtctgtgagtggAATGCCTATATTAGGGCTGACTGTCGCCCCGCTTTGTTATGCTAAACCAAAGATCTTTAATTTTAATGCAGAGCCACAGCAGATGGAGCAGAGTTTATTCAGCGGCGTCAcatatttttccatttactGCCACCATCCTTTTCTCCTACAGCGAtgataaaagtctgttttaatATTAGCATTTGAAGGGTTTTGTGCAATGGAATGAAAGCCTGGCAAATATATTGCtatattatttttctgtcacGTCATCAAAATATCTGTATTAAATGTATATGATCATGTGTTATCTTTTAAAGCCTAAATACTGTACgttatttctctttgtttccatTTAACGTTCCCTTGATGGAACCTGACTAAACAGAGGGGTAAAGAATGAATTCCTCTTAGTTGAGTGACATCAGTTTTTATGCATTTAATATTCAGTGCAGATCTCATTTCCTCCTCTAGTGCTTCAAGAATTACATCAAACAAAAGCCCTGATggtgtgagataaaaagttttGAAACAAGGCCTTTGTGTGAGTGGATCATGTAAAtctaaaaccaaaaaaaatctatattcaTTGTGAAGATAAGACGCCATTCACAGCCTTCTCTAAGGAAACTTAGACTTGGGTCGCTTTGTTAACACCCCCATACCAAATCCCATAAAGAAAATCTACGATTTTACGTCACGGCACTCAAGAGTTAGTGATcaactgctgcttccatcagtaagtaaaaatttgttttttttaaatgagttctgtgtttgaaatctttcaaTCAGATATTATCACAAACTCACCAAAATGAGGCAAGAgtacagctcctgtgtcctctgagCTTAAATCGACAGTtttttcaatggactttggtgcgggagattCAGTCAGAATTCAACTTGGTCAGGAagttgaacatatatatatatatatgcatatatatatatacatataaatatgtataaataaatatatatatatatatatatgtgcatatactacatatatatatgtattattatgatAGCGTACGCTTCCGAAATCGGCTGATCTGTGCTGAAAATGTACCTGCAAAGCTGAACAGGAGGATGTTTCTCCAAGGTTTGATGCCAAAGAATCAATGTTTTAAAGCTGCCTAAGCTTGCGTGTGTTATCTGCTGGTGAACAAGTGGGTGGAGGAACATGGTATCTGGCTGGGAAGTAGAAGAGTTGTTGTTCACCCAGAGTGGGAGGCTGATTTATCTGAAACAGTATGTACACTCGCAGACTGTGGAGTCTGGAGAACAAACGCTCTGTTTTACTTCTCTCTGCCCACACTTTGATCTTCTGTCTGACGCCCAGTAGGCCACTGgtggaaaatggaaaagtaCTGTATCGGGCATAATATGAACtatattttcagtttgttaACATTAATGTGACAGGAGAACCAGTTTAGCTTTCTCCTAAAATCATACTTTTATACAATTGCCAATGCTTAAAGTGATAGACCAGGGTTTTAAAgctattataaaaaaaaggcttggttaataaaaatatatgccTCCTTAAGTCTACAAGATTTAATGTTCACTGCCTTACCTTACCACTAGATGGACTTTTGTCCAATAGGAAACTAGTttttaaactgctcactctctcacaccaaactccatagagaaaatcactatTTTTAGCTCACACAGAAGTAGGAGCTGCAGGTCTTCTGCTGCTACGTTTGGTCAATTTGTG is part of the Solea senegalensis isolate Sse05_10M linkage group LG15, IFAPA_SoseM_1, whole genome shotgun sequence genome and harbors:
- the ogfrl1 gene encoding opioid growth factor receptor-like protein 1, which encodes MGNLLGSWRFKEPSTVEECDSTWGSDSESDELLLPAAEDDSGISDSVSPPESDRAPGEPGDSSPQLTDSPESLPKMKRSFYAARDLYKYRHSYPNYKRSRQPNEYRNLRFYLNKIPLVPDGIFVEEILSKWRGDYDKLEHNHTYIQWLFPLREQGLNFYAYELTQDEIKEFQSTREAKRRFLAAYSLMLDFYGIKLLDKSGNVARAPNWQERFQHLNESQHNYLRITRILKSLGELGYEAFKAPLVRLFLEESLFHNTLPNMQHSVLEYYVYTIRLPATRRRLLRYARQHYRPAHAFLWGPPPKRRGGGVGVGTGAGSSGIRAPAPTPEPQRRERESNTSPIIVSSHDTVMCQDLVRAGLKGCTGSMARVEGGLMLGGARRMRSEYNEVVPL